A genomic segment from Betaproteobacteria bacterium encodes:
- a CDS encoding type II secretion system F family protein — translation MSFFAYKGRNAAGELVRGVMEGTDSGAIAGQLFSAGITPVEIGETNRGQTSPVSEYFSRLKQQPIRTEDLLLFSRQMYALLKAGVPIMRALGGLQESSGNPTFREVLRSLRENLDSGRPLSVAMQRQNAVFSPFYVAMVYVGETTGQLEEIFLRMFNHLEFQEAMRNQVKSALRYPIFVIAAMAVAIVIINLFVIPEFAKVYKGFNAELPAITKLLIGFSNLMVATWPILLAGLIAAVFAFRSYTRTKHGRYAWDRFKLRIPIAGKIVLKATLARFSRSFSLSMRSGVPVVQGLSLVAQTVDNTFVTEKVEKMREGVERGESVLRTALHAGIFTPVVMQMVMVGEESGALDDMMEEIAEMYQREVEYELKTLGSQIEPILIVCLGILVLILALGVFLPIWDLGQAALKK, via the coding sequence ATGAGTTTCTTCGCCTACAAAGGCCGAAATGCCGCCGGAGAGTTGGTGCGCGGCGTGATGGAGGGGACGGATAGCGGCGCCATTGCCGGCCAACTTTTCAGCGCCGGTATCACACCGGTCGAAATCGGCGAAACGAACCGCGGGCAGACTTCCCCGGTAAGCGAATATTTCTCGCGTCTGAAGCAGCAGCCCATAAGGACTGAGGATCTGCTGTTGTTCAGCCGTCAGATGTACGCGCTGCTGAAGGCTGGCGTGCCGATCATGCGTGCCCTCGGTGGCCTGCAGGAGTCGTCCGGCAATCCGACGTTCAGGGAAGTACTGCGCAGCCTGCGCGAGAATCTCGACAGCGGCCGACCGCTGTCGGTCGCCATGCAGCGGCAGAACGCGGTGTTTTCGCCTTTTTACGTTGCCATGGTGTACGTCGGCGAAACCACGGGGCAGCTCGAGGAGATCTTCCTGCGGATGTTCAACCATCTCGAGTTCCAGGAGGCCATGCGCAACCAGGTCAAATCGGCGTTGCGCTATCCGATCTTCGTCATCGCGGCCATGGCGGTCGCGATTGTCATTATCAATCTTTTCGTCATCCCCGAATTTGCCAAGGTCTACAAAGGCTTCAACGCGGAATTGCCGGCGATCACCAAGCTGCTGATCGGTTTTTCCAACTTGATGGTCGCTACCTGGCCCATTCTGCTCGCCGGGCTGATCGCCGCTGTCTTTGCGTTCCGCAGCTACACGCGGACTAAACACGGCAGATACGCCTGGGATCGGTTCAAGCTGCGCATCCCCATCGCCGGCAAGATCGTGCTCAAGGCCACGCTGGCTCGATTCTCGCGCAGCTTCTCGCTTTCCATGCGCAGCGGCGTGCCGGTGGTGCAAGGCCTGTCGCTGGTTGCGCAAACCGTGGACAACACTTTTGTTACGGAGAAAGTGGAGAAAATGCGGGAAGGCGTGGAGCGCGGCGAAAGCGTGTTGCGCACAGCCCTGCATGCTGGAATTTTTACGCCGGTGGTGATGCAGATGGTCATGGTGGGCGAGGAATCCGGCGCACTCGACGACATGATGGAAGAGATCGCCGAAATGTATCAACGCGAGGTCGAATACGAGCTGAAGACGCTGGGTTCGCAGATCGAACCGATCCTCATCGTCTGCCTGGGAATTCTGGTCCTGATCCTCGCACTGGGCGTGTTCCTTCCGATCTGGGATCTGGGCCAGGCGGCGTTGAAGAAGTGA
- a CDS encoding type II secretion system protein, which translates to MRLTSGEAHGTKQRSRGFTLIELVVTISIIAILAAVALPRFIALQTQARIAKTQALYGGLRSAAALAHAQVIASNTLASGPVTIQMEAQNVTLVNGYPTADLAGIQTALQISNLETDVNITPGGAGAGATLTVDVNGGTVPNCRVSYTSPNVGNGSPTISVAAGGC; encoded by the coding sequence ATGCGATTGACATCCGGCGAGGCACACGGAACGAAGCAACGCAGCCGCGGCTTCACGTTGATCGAGTTGGTGGTTACCATCAGCATTATCGCGATTCTCGCAGCGGTGGCGCTCCCGCGCTTTATCGCATTGCAGACGCAGGCAAGAATCGCCAAGACGCAAGCGCTCTATGGTGGCCTGCGATCCGCGGCGGCGCTGGCCCATGCCCAGGTGATCGCCTCGAATACGCTTGCTTCGGGTCCGGTGACCATTCAGATGGAGGCGCAGAACGTGACGCTGGTCAACGGCTATCCAACCGCCGATCTCGCCGGCATTCAGACCGCCTTGCAAATATCGAACCTGGAAACTGACGTCAACATTACGCCCGGCGGCGCCGGAGCGGGCGCGACATTGACCGTGGATGTCAACGGCGGAACGGTGCCGAATTGCCGCGTGAGCTATACATCGCCGAACGTTGGCAACGGGTCGCCGACCATCAGCGTGGCTGCGGGAGGTTGCTGA
- a CDS encoding type II secretion system protein, whose protein sequence is MQAKQNGFTLIELVVVIIILGILAATALPKFINLSTEARNAAVLGVAAAGTSGFAINYGARKANNATAVAVNGTQAAVCTTGVIGGVMTGGVPSGYNIITTTTTAMDCSVVANDGNVGTCRVQDAALATASALVTYICAQ, encoded by the coding sequence ATGCAAGCGAAGCAAAACGGTTTTACCCTGATCGAACTGGTGGTCGTGATCATCATCCTGGGCATTCTGGCGGCGACCGCATTGCCGAAGTTCATCAACCTGTCCACCGAAGCCCGCAATGCGGCAGTCTTGGGCGTAGCCGCAGCGGGAACATCTGGTTTCGCCATCAACTACGGCGCGAGAAAAGCCAACAACGCCACTGCGGTTGCAGTCAATGGTACCCAGGCCGCGGTTTGCACTACCGGCGTTATTGGCGGTGTCATGACGGGAGGCGTGCCCAGTGGATACAACATAATCACGACAACAACAACCGCTATGGACTGCTCGGTGGTGGCCAATGACGGCAACGTCGGCACCTGCCGGGTCCAGGACGCTGCGTTGGCTACCGCGTCCGCACTGGTTACCTACATCTGCGCGCAGTAA
- a CDS encoding prepilin-type N-terminal cleavage/methylation domain-containing protein → MRAQRGFTLVELVVVIILVGVLAVIAIPRFRGVASFNTKGFADSVMTSLRYAQKQAIAKRRNVCVAFTSTTASFTFASAAGSASACNTSLTGPAGQSPYSISPDAKSVVTFAAVPAGLTFDALGRPLATATGLPLASVLVITISGDISRSFSVEPETGYVHT, encoded by the coding sequence ATGCGAGCTCAACGCGGATTTACGCTGGTCGAACTGGTGGTCGTGATAATTCTGGTCGGCGTACTGGCGGTGATCGCCATACCCAGGTTCCGCGGTGTGGCCAGCTTCAATACCAAGGGATTTGCCGATAGCGTGATGACGAGCCTGCGTTACGCGCAAAAACAGGCGATTGCCAAACGCCGCAATGTTTGTGTCGCCTTCACTTCCACGACGGCCAGTTTCACGTTCGCTTCCGCCGCCGGTTCCGCTTCGGCTTGCAACACCAGTCTGACCGGCCCTGCCGGGCAGAGCCCTTATTCCATCTCGCCCGATGCTAAATCCGTCGTGACGTTTGCGGCCGTTCCAGCCGGGCTGACTTTCGACGCACTCGGCCGCCCCCTCGCCACAGCGACGGGCTTGCCGCTCGCTTCCGTCCTGGTCATCACAATCAGCGGTGATATCTCCCGATCGTTCAGTGTCGAGCCGGAAACCGGCTATGTCCATACCTGA
- a CDS encoding type II secretion system protein, whose translation MIMFIIIVSIGVVALLVVFSTTSRKSADPMIQKQMLAIAEALLEEVESQPFTYCDPTDPNARTAASAAGCTLPETPGPEPGQTRTSASTPFNNVNDYAGLVISPITDIAGNAISGLGGYAATITVAASALNGIAATDALQITVTVTGPGNKSLTLQGHRTQYAPNAVP comes from the coding sequence ATGATCATGTTTATCATCATCGTCAGCATCGGGGTTGTTGCCTTGCTGGTGGTGTTCAGCACGACATCGCGTAAAAGCGCGGACCCGATGATCCAGAAGCAGATGCTGGCGATCGCCGAGGCGTTGCTGGAAGAAGTCGAGAGTCAGCCCTTTACTTATTGCGACCCGACAGACCCCAATGCCAGGACCGCGGCCAGCGCGGCGGGCTGTACCCTGCCCGAAACGCCGGGACCGGAACCGGGCCAGACCCGTACCAGTGCCAGCACGCCGTTCAACAACGTGAATGACTACGCTGGTCTTGTCATCTCTCCGATCACCGATATTGCGGGCAATGCCATCAGCGGGTTGGGCGGGTACGCCGCGACCATTACGGTAGCCGCCTCGGCATTGAACGGGATCGCCGCGACCGATGCGCTGCAGATCACCGTGACCGTTACGGGACCCGGTAACAAAAGCCTGACACTGCAGGGTCACCGCACCCAATACGCGCCGAACGCTGTGCCATGA
- a CDS encoding type II secretion system protein, producing the protein MTLPLSSRWRALGFTLVEAIVTIVLTGILAGTVAVFVVAPIKAYQDVTRRAELTDIADTALRRVARDVRAALPNSIRTTAATCDGTLTCYMEFVPIKSAGRYRDGGPGNSLDFTAAADTFDVIGPGVDVASGDSIVIYNLGITGSDVYAGSDRRTATAPFGTALATTGFSGGAFPFSSPARRFHVVGTPVSYVCNVGTGQLQRYAGYAFSVAQPQPPSGTPALLATNVSRCRFVYQTLNQLNALITLELGLTKGGESVSLVYQVHVNNVP; encoded by the coding sequence ATGACCCTCCCCCTATCAAGCAGGTGGCGCGCCCTTGGCTTTACGCTGGTGGAAGCCATCGTGACCATCGTGCTGACGGGCATATTAGCCGGGACGGTGGCCGTGTTCGTCGTGGCGCCCATCAAGGCCTACCAGGATGTCACGCGACGCGCCGAATTGACCGATATCGCCGATACGGCGCTGCGCCGCGTTGCTCGCGATGTCCGGGCGGCGCTGCCGAACAGTATCCGAACTACCGCAGCAACCTGCGACGGTACGCTGACCTGTTATATGGAATTCGTGCCGATCAAATCCGCCGGCCGATACCGCGATGGTGGCCCCGGCAATTCGCTCGACTTCACGGCGGCAGCGGACACATTCGACGTGATCGGACCGGGCGTAGACGTTGCCTCGGGCGATTCGATCGTCATCTACAACCTCGGCATCACAGGTTCGGATGTTTACGCCGGGTCCGATCGTCGCACGGCCACAGCTCCGTTCGGAACAGCGTTGGCGACAACCGGATTCAGCGGGGGCGCCTTTCCGTTTTCATCGCCTGCGCGCCGTTTCCATGTAGTGGGTACGCCGGTCAGCTACGTTTGCAATGTCGGGACCGGCCAACTCCAGCGCTACGCAGGCTATGCGTTCAGCGTCGCGCAGCCGCAGCCACCGTCCGGAACGCCGGCTTTGCTCGCCACCAATGTTTCCCGCTGCCGGTTTGTCTATCAGACGCTGAACCAGCTCAACGCGCTGATTACGCTGGAGCTGGGGCTCACAAAAGGCGGCGAATCCGTCAGCCTCGTTTACCAGGTGCATGTCAACAATGTCCCGTAA
- a CDS encoding agglutinin biogenesis protein MshP, protein MSRKRARGVSMITAIFLILVIAVLGAYIASVATTQHTAETLDLQGAKAYQAAYAGIQWGVYQALRNGSCPVASTSFALTGALGAFAVTVLCTNTTPGGYSENGVTKNIYRITSTGCSPPSGTSCPGVQGGYYVERQLEVTLDN, encoded by the coding sequence ATGTCCCGTAAACGCGCGCGCGGCGTCTCCATGATCACCGCGATCTTCCTGATCCTGGTGATCGCGGTGCTAGGGGCGTATATCGCTAGTGTCGCTACGACACAGCATACGGCGGAGACACTGGACCTTCAGGGTGCGAAAGCCTATCAGGCGGCGTATGCCGGTATCCAGTGGGGGGTCTACCAAGCGTTGCGCAATGGCTCCTGTCCCGTCGCCAGCACTTCTTTCGCACTCACCGGCGCTCTCGGTGCGTTTGCGGTGACCGTGCTATGTACGAACACCACTCCAGGCGGCTATTCGGAGAACGGGGTGACCAAGAATATCTACCGCATCACTTCCACCGGATGCAGTCCGCCAAGCGGGACTTCGTGCCCCGGGGTTCAAGGCGGGTACTACGTCGAGCGCCAGCTCGAAGTGACGCTCGACAACTGA
- a CDS encoding agglutinin biogenesis protein MshI: MRPLFSRQRAAELAAVNLYGNRAEVGQVRRNGSGRPVVNVCAQFPNVGDEVETLQRLRREAHLDRFSCATLLPARQYQLQLIDAPNVPEAEMKSAVRWRLKDFLEYPVETATVDVVAIPADQAAANRGRSVYAVSARNQDIEARMKMFAQAKIPLRVIEVAEMAQRNLATLFESDQRALAMLSFSEEGGLLTFSARGELYLSRRIEISLDQLVDVRTEVRDQLFERIALELQRSLDHFDRQFSNIPLARLLLAPLPEELGLSAYLAGNLSAPVEPVNLGDVLDFHEVPELREPTEQMMRWQTLGTALRVESA; this comes from the coding sequence ATGCGCCCTCTGTTTTCCCGACAACGGGCTGCCGAATTAGCGGCGGTAAACCTCTATGGCAATCGCGCAGAGGTCGGGCAGGTTCGTCGTAACGGTTCGGGGCGGCCAGTCGTAAATGTGTGCGCGCAATTCCCCAATGTGGGTGACGAAGTCGAGACGCTGCAGCGGCTACGCCGCGAAGCGCATCTGGATCGGTTCAGTTGTGCGACCCTGCTGCCGGCACGTCAATACCAGTTGCAATTGATCGATGCGCCGAACGTTCCCGAAGCGGAGATGAAGTCGGCCGTGCGCTGGCGGCTGAAGGACTTTCTCGAGTATCCGGTGGAGACCGCGACCGTCGATGTCGTGGCGATTCCCGCAGACCAGGCTGCTGCCAATCGCGGCCGATCGGTCTACGCGGTGTCGGCGCGCAACCAGGACATTGAAGCGCGCATGAAAATGTTCGCGCAGGCCAAGATTCCGTTGCGCGTAATCGAGGTCGCCGAGATGGCGCAGCGTAATCTCGCCACCCTGTTCGAATCCGACCAGCGCGCCCTGGCTATGCTCAGCTTCAGCGAGGAAGGTGGACTGCTCACGTTCAGCGCCAGAGGCGAACTTTATCTGTCACGCCGGATCGAGATCAGTCTCGATCAACTCGTCGATGTGCGGACGGAGGTGCGCGATCAATTGTTCGAACGCATTGCCCTGGAATTGCAGCGCTCGCTGGATCACTTCGATCGCCAGTTCAGCAACATTCCGCTTGCGCGTCTGCTGCTGGCGCCATTGCCGGAAGAACTGGGATTGTCCGCCTACCTTGCGGGAAATCTGTCAGCACCGGTGGAACCGGTGAATCTGGGCGATGTTCTCGATTTTCACGAGGTGCCGGAACTGCGCGAACCGACTGAACAGATGATGCGGTGGCAGACGCTCGGCACGGCGTTGCGTGTCGAATCGGCATAG
- a CDS encoding type II secretion system protein M: MRQAWGKLARRFDALKPRERVMVFAAGVAIIAGLGFVLAIDGALAKHKILAANAEKHRIDLAQLQKQNAEMSRLLNQDADAEGRKRIDDLRRQLGSYDTELRSVQQGLVPPNRMVRVLEDMLSRDSHVRLVKLRTLPVAALMEPAGAHADNAAAKSAAPSKNLVYKHGIELTVEGNYLDLLEYQARLEKLPWRMFFARTSVNAVDYPRVLMTITLYTLSLEEAWLVV, translated from the coding sequence ATGAGGCAGGCATGGGGAAAGCTGGCTCGCAGATTTGACGCCCTGAAGCCGCGCGAGCGCGTGATGGTGTTCGCGGCCGGGGTGGCAATCATTGCCGGATTGGGCTTTGTCCTGGCGATCGATGGCGCGCTTGCCAAACATAAAATCCTGGCGGCCAATGCCGAGAAGCACCGCATCGATCTCGCCCAATTGCAGAAGCAGAACGCGGAAATGTCCCGCCTGCTCAACCAGGATGCGGATGCGGAAGGACGCAAGCGCATCGATGATCTGCGGCGTCAATTGGGGAGTTATGACACCGAGCTGCGAAGCGTTCAGCAGGGGCTGGTGCCGCCCAACCGGATGGTCAGGGTTCTTGAAGACATGCTGAGCCGCGATTCACACGTGCGTCTGGTGAAACTGCGCACGCTTCCGGTCGCAGCCCTGATGGAACCGGCGGGCGCCCATGCCGACAACGCGGCGGCAAAATCAGCCGCGCCGTCGAAAAATCTGGTCTACAAACACGGCATAGAGTTGACGGTCGAAGGCAACTATCTTGACTTGCTGGAGTATCAGGCGCGACTGGAGAAACTTCCATGGCGCATGTTTTTCGCACGCACCAGCGTGAACGCCGTCGACTACCCACGAGTGCTCATGACGATTACGCTGTATACCCTCAGTCTGGAGGAAGCGTGGCTGGTCGTTTGA
- the mshL gene encoding pilus (MSHA type) biogenesis protein MshL has protein sequence MRRTLAVFLLSLLGACATMTPTGTTYDSAKKEMSNASRLRQSTPQSEDVGRALLPPLTVEMPKVDGRPIEPRFDLAVNNAPAGQVFMAIVSGTRYSMVVHPGVKDQISVNLRDVTVFEALDTIREVYGYEYKMQGNRILIEPLSLQTRVYQVNYLMSQRKGKTEVRVTSGALTDSSSTTGATAQPGTTSGTGASTTALESSRISTTSNNDFWAEIDAALRAIVGKEGGRIVVMSPQAGVIVVRALPSELRGVAEFLKTMQVVIERQVMLEAKIIEVQLSDSHQTGVNWAAFSQGANSRLAGGVLGPGGTLTPSGTISAFTSRNPDGTVSSSSLLSSDPAAPGVISAGLGTPGSLFGLAFQTSNFAALISFLETQGNLQVLSSPRIATLNNQKAVLKVGTDEFFVTNITTTTTNVGTSSTQSPTITVSPFFSGVALDVTPQIDENNQIILHIHPSVSSVIEKTKNIDLGTAGSFRLPLASSTISESDTIVRVSNSNIVAIGGLMKETTTRDSSGVPVLGTLPVVGNLFSSKSRSVTKSELVILLKPTVIENDATWRQDILDAKERIDAYERSDRPTFRPKPANSAVPAQ, from the coding sequence ATGAGACGGACTCTCGCCGTGTTCCTGCTGAGTCTGCTGGGTGCGTGCGCGACGATGACGCCCACCGGCACGACTTACGACAGCGCGAAGAAAGAAATGTCCAATGCCTCGCGCCTCCGGCAATCCACCCCTCAGTCCGAGGACGTCGGCCGTGCGCTATTGCCCCCGCTGACGGTGGAAATGCCGAAGGTCGACGGTCGGCCGATCGAGCCGCGATTCGATCTGGCGGTCAACAATGCACCAGCGGGTCAGGTGTTCATGGCGATCGTTTCCGGCACCCGCTACAGCATGGTTGTGCATCCCGGAGTCAAGGATCAGATCTCGGTGAACCTGCGCGATGTGACGGTATTCGAAGCCTTGGATACGATTCGCGAGGTCTACGGTTACGAATACAAAATGCAGGGCAATCGCATCCTGATCGAGCCTCTCAGCCTGCAAACGCGCGTGTACCAGGTGAACTACCTGATGAGCCAGCGCAAGGGCAAGACCGAGGTAAGGGTGACATCCGGAGCCCTAACCGATTCCTCTTCCACTACCGGGGCTACCGCGCAGCCCGGCACCACGAGCGGCACCGGCGCGTCGACAACGGCACTTGAGAGCAGCCGCATCAGCACCACTTCGAACAACGATTTCTGGGCAGAGATAGATGCCGCACTACGCGCCATCGTCGGCAAAGAAGGCGGACGCATCGTGGTGATGAGCCCCCAGGCCGGCGTGATCGTCGTACGCGCATTGCCTTCGGAATTGCGCGGTGTCGCCGAATTTCTTAAGACCATGCAGGTGGTGATCGAGCGTCAAGTGATGCTGGAAGCCAAGATCATCGAAGTACAGCTGTCCGACAGTCATCAGACGGGGGTCAATTGGGCTGCATTCAGCCAGGGCGCGAACAGCCGGCTGGCCGGCGGCGTGCTCGGTCCCGGCGGGACGCTTACGCCTAGCGGGACCATCAGTGCCTTTACGTCGCGCAATCCGGACGGTACGGTATCCTCGAGTTCGCTGCTCTCTTCGGATCCGGCGGCGCCAGGCGTGATCAGCGCGGGTCTGGGCACGCCTGGATCCTTGTTCGGCCTCGCGTTCCAGACCAGTAACTTTGCCGCATTGATATCTTTTCTTGAAACCCAAGGCAATCTGCAGGTGTTATCCAGCCCGCGCATCGCCACTCTGAACAACCAGAAAGCGGTGCTGAAAGTCGGCACCGACGAGTTCTTCGTAACCAATATCACCACGACTACCACAAATGTTGGTACCTCCAGCACGCAGTCGCCGACCATTACCGTGTCGCCGTTCTTCTCCGGCGTGGCGCTCGATGTGACACCGCAAATCGACGAAAACAATCAGATCATCCTGCATATTCACCCGTCGGTTTCCAGTGTCATTGAAAAGACAAAGAATATCGATCTTGGCACGGCTGGCAGTTTCCGGCTGCCGCTGGCATCCAGCACGATCAGCGAGAGCGACACCATCGTGCGGGTGTCCAACTCAAACATCGTCGCCATCGGTGGTCTGATGAAGGAAACGACTACGCGCGACAGCAGCGGCGTGCCAGTATTGGGAACCCTGCCCGTGGTCGGCAATCTTTTCAGTAGCAAGAGCCGCTCTGTTACAAAAAGCGAGCTGGTGATCCTGCTCAAACCAACCGTCATCGAAAACGACGCAACTTGGCGTCAGGATATACTGGATGCCAAAGAGCGCATCGATGCTTACGAACGCAGTGACCGCCCCACGTTCAGACCCAAGCCCGCAAATTCTGCTGTGCCGGCGCAGTAA
- a CDS encoding AAA family ATPase — translation MYRTHFALREPPFGLTPDTSFAFACTPHQEALNTLLVAAVNGEGFMKVTGEVGTGKTLLCRRFLSQLDDDNVTAYIPNPLLDPHGLLLALAEELRVDFDRDDDQHGLLKALNHVLLGHARAGKRVVVCLDEAQAMPLETLESLRLLSNLETEKRKLFQVVLFGQPELDAKLAHESVRQLQQRITFQYHLSPLSRRELEYYVSHRLRIAGYMGDRLFNAAALDALYKASRGVPRLINVLAHKAMLAAYGEGNHYVSSAHVRSAAKDTPSARPVYSPMVWAGAVAMGGVAALIYWYLNQ, via the coding sequence ATGTACCGCACCCATTTCGCCCTGCGTGAGCCACCGTTCGGACTGACGCCTGATACGAGTTTCGCTTTTGCCTGCACTCCGCATCAGGAGGCACTCAATACGCTACTGGTCGCTGCGGTCAACGGCGAAGGGTTCATGAAGGTTACGGGCGAAGTCGGGACCGGCAAAACCTTGTTATGCCGCCGATTCCTGTCCCAGCTCGACGACGACAACGTTACGGCTTATATTCCCAATCCGCTGCTCGACCCGCACGGGTTGCTGTTGGCTCTGGCCGAAGAGCTGCGCGTGGATTTCGATCGCGATGACGACCAGCATGGCCTTCTGAAAGCCTTGAATCATGTGCTGCTCGGGCACGCGCGGGCGGGCAAGCGCGTGGTGGTCTGCCTGGATGAAGCACAGGCAATGCCGCTGGAAACGCTGGAATCGTTGCGTCTGTTGTCCAATCTGGAAACCGAGAAGCGCAAGCTTTTCCAGGTGGTGTTGTTCGGACAACCCGAACTCGACGCGAAGCTGGCTCACGAGTCGGTCCGACAACTGCAGCAACGCATCACGTTCCAATATCATCTCTCGCCGCTCTCACGTCGCGAACTCGAGTACTACGTTTCGCATCGCCTCCGGATTGCCGGGTACATGGGCGATCGCCTGTTCAACGCCGCGGCACTGGATGCGCTTTACAAGGCGAGTCGAGGCGTGCCGCGATTGATCAATGTGCTCGCGCACAAGGCGATGCTGGCGGCATACGGAGAGGGCAATCACTATGTATCCTCAGCGCATGTTCGCAGCGCAGCGAAGGACACACCCTCCGCCCGACCAGTTTATTCTCCGATGGTCTGGGCCGGCGCCGTCGCGATGGGCGGCGTCGCAGCGTTGATTTACTGGTATCTGAATCAATGA
- a CDS encoding tetratricopeptide repeat protein, which yields MSLINDVLQDLEKRHASESELKTLPPYVRAVPDRPQSPLRMYVVTAVLVVVLIAVAFFISSGRRAPEDNAQQIASKPTAVLLPAPVPAAKVPVAGPPAQTATFNPVSRRSDELSLIGPLSARPEKPAGTGRNVKPGVARPVVDVVAAPLSRAEKPQAPDTVAKIEAVTKPTATTPERVAPPAAGPLAVAENAPGAIDKQMREVTPPERAEIAFRRGVTQLQEGRANSAELDFRDALKQDPSHSGARQALLGLLLDNGRNNEAEQLLRKALEINPRQPRHAMVLARLEVERGEVAGAINTMVGALPYVQSDPDFHAFLAALLQREGRHREAVDYYRAALRGVPGNGVWMMGLGISLRAANQSAEARDAFQHAIESRQLTPELQEFVERQLRELSAQKKK from the coding sequence ATGAGTCTGATCAACGACGTTCTGCAGGACCTCGAAAAGCGTCATGCATCCGAGTCCGAGCTGAAAACCCTGCCTCCTTACGTGCGTGCCGTCCCAGATCGACCGCAATCGCCCCTCCGGATGTACGTGGTCACCGCAGTACTCGTGGTCGTTCTTATCGCAGTGGCTTTTTTCATCTCTAGCGGCCGTCGAGCACCGGAGGACAACGCCCAGCAGATCGCTTCCAAGCCGACTGCGGTGCTTTTGCCGGCGCCTGTGCCAGCAGCGAAGGTGCCGGTGGCGGGGCCGCCTGCGCAAACGGCAACGTTCAACCCCGTCTCCAGGCGCTCGGATGAATTGAGCCTCATTGGTCCGCTGTCGGCGCGGCCGGAGAAACCGGCGGGTACCGGGCGCAATGTGAAGCCCGGCGTTGCAAGACCGGTCGTGGATGTCGTAGCTGCGCCCTTATCTCGAGCTGAAAAACCGCAAGCACCGGATACCGTAGCCAAGATCGAAGCGGTAACCAAGCCAACTGCGACCACCCCCGAGCGAGTAGCGCCCCCGGCTGCGGGTCCGTTGGCCGTCGCGGAGAACGCACCGGGCGCGATCGACAAGCAGATGCGTGAGGTGACGCCACCAGAACGCGCCGAGATTGCATTCCGCAGGGGTGTAACGCAACTTCAGGAGGGCCGGGCGAATTCGGCCGAGTTGGATTTCCGCGACGCGCTGAAGCAGGATCCGTCGCATAGTGGTGCGCGCCAGGCGTTGCTCGGGCTGCTGCTGGACAACGGGCGCAACAACGAGGCGGAACAGCTCTTGCGCAAGGCGCTCGAGATCAATCCGCGGCAGCCGCGCCATGCCATGGTACTGGCGCGTCTGGAAGTGGAGCGCGGCGAGGTAGCCGGTGCGATCAATACGATGGTGGGCGCGCTACCCTATGTTCAATCCGATCCCGACTTCCATGCCTTCCTCGCGGCATTGTTGCAGCGGGAAGGACGGCACCGGGAGGCGGTGGACTATTATCGCGCCGCCCTGCGTGGTGTACCCGGCAACGGCGTTTGGATGATGGGTCTCGGAATATCCTTGCGCGCCGCGAATCAATCCGCGGAAGCGCGCGACGCGTTTCAGCACGCCATCGAGTCGAGGCAACTGACGCCGGAGCTGCAGGAATTCGTCGAGCGACAGTTGCGCGAGCTTTCCGCCCAGAAGAAAAAATAG